In the genome of Apium graveolens cultivar Ventura unplaced genomic scaffold, ASM990537v1 ctg9189, whole genome shotgun sequence, the window TTAATTTTCTTATTGTACATTTGTAATCATAGAGTCTTTTAATTAATTTTCGTATTGTACATTTGTAATCATAGAGCTGAAATAAATGACAGATTATGTCAAATTTACCGTTTGAAATTTTTGTGGATTCGTGTTGAAGACTACTAGAAAATCCCCCCACAGTTTTGATGCCTCCAGTCTCCAGacattttttttttctctttgcCAACATGTTTAAGCTGCAACACTTTATCATCCAAAGATGGAACTTCTTTCTTCGCATATGCTGGAAACATTAATTACCACAACTGATAGATCATGCGCAAAATATAAATCAGAAAGTCTAGACCTGACTAGCACAGCAACCGTCTCAAATGAACCTTATCAAAGTTGTGCTTGTTGTCAAGAAATGTGGATTCACTTGTAATCAGCTGCTAGAAATTAATCTGGTGATCTGACCACCATTATTCAATATTGAGCCAGAAGTTGAATAGAACTACTTTATAGTTGTTGAGGATACAGTTCTACCTTCCAACTACTTCATTATATTAGGCCAGTCATGTAGTTAATTGAACCCGTCAACTGGCTTCCATGTAgggatgtgtgtgtgtgtgtattgatGATAGATGTGCAAAACTTGACAATTAAAGTGATTATGAACTTTTAAGGTACTCACATGTTACTCGATGATCTTTAAGGTCGAAGGATTCTGTCTTCCCTGGCTCTATTGTAGTTCCTGAATTCTGTGTGAAAGAAAGATTATCAATGCTGTTGATGCCTTCTTTTAGCTTCAGTGTAGTAGTACCTTGAAGCACAGATGTCTTTCCTTCCATTTTACTAACAATCCTATTGTTGACCCTTAAGAACCAGTATCTCAACCTCTGTTGAATGCTTCAGGTCCATTTTTTACAACCTCTCCAGTAAGGTTGTCAACTAAAACTAACTGGATAGAGTTACCTCCTTCTCGTTTAATTTTACAGCTAGTGAGGACTGGGGAACTGACCCTTTTGCAAGAACATGAGACGCAAGCGTCGTGGATCATAAGCATTCATTTGTCTACAAATGCTGGAtgaaaatgataaaatatttagtataAACATGCTTTAGTGGAAGCATGTGTGCGTGAGTCTTTAAATTTGATGGTACTAGTACGTACCATGGTGTGTAATGCAGGGGATTCGCTTTCTCCAATTCATGTATGATTCATAATACATCATGAATGGGATTATTAGGCTGCTATAGTGATATTCATAATATGCAAAACAGTTTAGATGAAATACAAGGGTTTCATATAGCAATTTAAAGTTGTAGATAGATACTGTATGATTCTCGAATAAACATGTGTTCATATAAGTATTTGACATAGGGTAGAACTTAACCTGAAAATGGACCACTTAGTTCTAGGAAGATCAGAGGTAGGATATAGCAGATAAAGTCAAGAGATTCTTATAAAGATCTAATGGTCAAAATTGTGAACATTAAAATCCCGAGCTAAAATAATTCAATTGAAAGAAATAGTTATTAATATTTAATACCTGAAATATGTGAGGAATGAATTTTGAGCTTCATGTTTCTTAATATATTAGACGATTTATGTTTTAATATAAATTacgaagaaaataaattaaatatgaAAGAGGACCTTGCAAAAATCACGGTCCGCAGGGGCCTCATAGTTTCTTAACATTCAATTTTGCACCTCCTCAAAAAATTTGCACAAATTTCAATATCTTAAAAACCTTTCACAGTATTTCAAAAGTCATAATTTTCATAGAAACAGTCTCGATAATATCTGCATATATTACATCTACTGCTCAAACCCAACTTATCGCGGAGATACTCGGGATATACCTATGTTACTATACCTGCTCTGGTTTAAAGTTAAAGTTAGATGGGAAAAAAAAGATATTTAGTTCCACTCAGAGGAAACCTAATGTTGTGATTCAAACAAAAACATAAACTCCATTCAAACAAGATTACATTTTGAAAAAACAGGCTTGCAACAATCGCTAAATAACCCATTAATAACACATAAAGTAAAGGAATCTATATCCCTCTCAAAATAAAATTAATCATGAGCATCTTTAGAAACTCCTTATATTAGCTTAATAAATCAACGTTTTAAACAAGAAGCGGTTTAAAATAATGCTTAAAGATAATTTTACTTCTCAAATCATTGAGTTTTTATTTATAAAGAACCCCATCTCACCCTTAACCAATATATTCACAAAGTTTCATTTTTCTCTCTCTACTTTATTTTGTAATTATGTATACAAAACTATTATAAAATCGATAATCGGGACAATTTACAAGTCAAGTATATATTAATAAACGCCCCAACAGAAAACACATCCAAATAATTAAACATGAAAACACATCCAAATAATTAAACATTTTGGGGGAGCGTTGagaataattcaaaattatttgaactatttttttaaaattattattaggAATGATATAGAAACATGCATCTCATTTTGTTCACTGCTTCTCTATATTTTTCTCTCTTCTTTTATTAGTCTAAACATCGACAGTGGTATCGGAGCCTTATTGATCTTAAGGGTATGTGATATAACATAGTCATGTCTTCAAATCAAACATATAATCTTTCTCCATTTTTTTAATAATGAAAATTATCAAGTATGGATTGTTAAGATGAAAACTTATTTAAAAGGTTTGGGATTATGGACATGGGAGGAAAGTGAGAGGAAGATACAACCTCTTACAAAAAATTCTACTCTGAATCAAATCAAGTTTCACGAAAATGAGTCAAGTAAGGGTCCAAGGGTTTTATCAATTATTCATACGGCTCTGTCAGAATCGATTTTCACAAGAATCATGACTTGTGAAACAAGAAAAGAGACTTGGAATAAGCTAAAAGAATTGTATGATGTTAACACAAGAATAAAGAGGATGCAAGTTTTAAATCTCGAAAGGGATCTTGAGACTTAAACCATGAAAGAAAAAGATACTATACAAGATTATTATGATAATTTGATGGGTGTTGTTAATAAAATGTGGCTGATGGGAGAAGACGTACCTGATAGCAAAATTGTAGAGAAGCTGTTTGTGAGTTTGTCCGAAAGGTTTGAGTCAAAACTTTCATCTCTTGAAGATTCAAAAGATACAAGTGCATTATCTTTGTCCGAGCTAATTAATTCTCTGCAAGCCCAAGAACAAAGAAGAGCGATGAGAAACAAGGAAACTGAAATAACGGTTGAAGGAGCTTTTTTGGCAAAAACTCGAAAGTAAGAAATAAAATTTACTCAATGTGGTCATTGTAAGAAGAATGGGCATGAAGAAAAAGATTGTTGGAACAAAGTATTGTGGAGATAAGACGGAAGAAAGTGTCAAGAAGACACAAATATTTGATGAAGAACTATTTTGATATTGAAAAAAATACTCCAATTTGTACGTTAttggtgagaagtgcatcaaaCTGTGGAGAGAAGGGCTCCGAATGAGACTGTGGGGAGAAGGGCTTCAAAAAGAAATTACTGGAGAAAAGTGCTCCAACAACAATGGTGATGGTGGGAAGTACAACATCATCGAATTAATTTTAGAATTTagaatttttaattttgaattataagGAAGTGTTGagaataattcaaaattatttgattttttttaaatgattattAGGAATAATACAAAAACATGCATCTCATTTTATTCACTGGTTCTCTATATTTTTCTCTCATATTTTATTAGTCTAAACACCAATAGGGAGAACTCtagaaaataagaaaaataaaaaaaattatatttaaataattattgaGCAAACTAACAGAAAACACATCCAAAGAAATTGGAATTTTGGACTCACAACTTCATAATTATGATAGTCGTGACCAGTAATACCTCCCCATTCTCCCTTGAAAAAAGAGCAGATGCCACCTATAGATAGTCGTGACAATAATCTACTGCAAGTTTGCAATCCCACATAGTAAAAGTGCTTGacaataattttttcatactacaataattttttcatactaCAATAATTTTCTACCACATCCACATGTGGTATTTTCTATGCTTCATCAACCCAGCCCATTTGTGGTTATTCTCTATGTCCATTATGTTGTTTTGTCGGCCCGACCCATTTATTTAGTACGGATTTTAAgagttatataattttataacttattttcataatttatgagtaaaaatttaagttgtaaaattatattttatatgaATCCGATGTTCTAAAAATTTAATGATTTATGGGAGTTCGAACAACCTCGTCTCAATTAATCGGAATTCAGATGCGCCCCCGTTTCAAGTTAATCGGATATCAGGTCAGAGTActtctttttttttaaatcaGTCAAAAATCCATCGATTCAGGTCAAAAAttggttaattcggtcaaaggATTAAACCTAAGAAAGTGGACGAGTAAAGTGCATTTTATGTACATACTTTTTTATAAGATTGAAATATCGTTATTTAAAATGGAGATGCACAAAATGTAATTTACTCATGCAGTTTACAAACGAAGTTAACGCAAACTTATGTAATGCAACAAAGTATAATGAAATATAAATATTGAACGGTATTTCAAGTGTTTGGCTTTGAATTTGTTTTCTACAATATAGTTCATCTTTTTTCTTCAAGTAAAATATTTGTAGAATAATATAATTTGGATTAAATAATTAACGGGATTAGACAAAAAAAGAAGTTAAATTGGGTTTTAAAAAGGAGTATGTCAACTGTTATTTATGAGGGGATAATACAAAAATTGATTTTTTAAGGGTGTATAATGTAATTCTCCAGTATGATTTTGTCCAAGAAACGCATAAGAGCATCTCCAAGAGGCTCCTAACTTATtcttcaaaataatattaaaaaaatgacTATTAACAAGTTATTACATAGGTTAATGTGTCAAACTCCAACGGTACTTTTTTATTAGCTCTTATtcataatttattaataaatcaATTCCACCATGACCAAAGGTTGTATAATAATTGGTAggtattcaaattttattaataaaatataagttaagAGCTATTAGTTGCTCTTAAAAGAGAGGAGAGAAAGAGACTCTTAGATTTTAAAAATACTCTAAGAGTTAGGGTTGTACATGTAATCCGCTCAATCGCACAAATTGCTCGCACTACTCACAATCGCACCGCTCTTTGCAGATAACCGCAAAATGCGTCTCGAATGTGAATTGAAATTACAGAAACCATATATCCGTGGATTGACTGCgaatttgattttaaataatcGCAAAAGTCGAACCGCAACCGCAAAACCgctatatataatataatataatatatatcatcaaaacgcaaaaacaaccatatataagaattaaaataTAAAAGGTTGGGGTTTTGGGATATAATATATATCATCAAACGCAGAAACAGCCATATATAATTTGTAATAACCACTTGTAATCTTGTAATACattttatttttacaaatttCTAAGATTTGATAagtataattataataaaatatttttatttgtcaTTTATCGTATTAGTCGATGGTTGAACCGCAAGTCGATCCGTACCAACCGCAACCGCACGGTTAAAAAAGTCGCGATTAACCGCAACCGTAAATGCGACTGAGGTCGGAGATTTAAGAAAACCGCTCTATGCGGTTTGGTGTAATTTTGACCTCCCAATCGCACCAAACCTAACCGCGTACATCCCTACTAAGAGTCTCTTGGAGCTTCATTTTGAGTCATACTCCTTATTTTTCGACTTAATAGCATGTTTAAAGAGTttattggagatgctctaagaCATTGCTCAAATTTAGGAGGCTGCGGTATCTATTAAAAAACAACTCCAAACTCTTATACACTCTTATACGAGTGACAGTACGAGTTgttaaagcttgagtaaccaaattGCTTGCTTTTCAATACTCTATCCATCAACATCGTCAACATCACTAAAAAATTAATCGaattaaaaccctaattctaCTCAAAAATTGAAAGTTTCTCAAACTGAATTTTGATAGTGTAGATGGGGAGAGGACTGAAAAATgttcgttttggttactcaatcTCTAATCATATTCGTAATTgttgtttaaataatattaaaataatgtAATCATTTTTATTTATGATTGTATTAAAAAATATACTTATTTTAATAAGATAAAATCTTAACCGTCTATTTTTATTATGTCAGATCAATGGTTGAGATTGTTTTAACGGTAGATGATCAAAATTTTGGGTAAGATATAAAAGGATATAATTTGATTCTACCCTATTATCTGAATCCTAGTACCGAAGAAGAGCGGAGCACTTTCGAATACAAAAAAAGCACTATAATCTATtatccattttatatataatactGCAACATTGCTTTTGTGGGGAATCATTTAATTCGAAATTACTATTTTGCCCTCGTATCTGAATAATATGGAAAAATATTGTTGGCATGAGGAATTGAACCCATGACATACTTACAACAAGCATATGACTTCAACCACAATCACTTGAGCTAGAGacttatttatttatattttgataACATTAACTATTGAGTAAAGACTGGGTAATTAGCTGAGtacaataaaataattttatattcatgtGTAACAACGGggttataattatttttttaattgatatattaaataaataacttcTTACTTTCGTGGGAAAATATTTAATTCGAAATTCTTATTTTGCTCTCGTATTTGAATGAATATGGAAAAATATTGTTGGCATGGAGAATTGAACTCATGACACACTTTTAAAAAACATATGACTTCAACCGAGTTAGAGGCTCATTTgattatattttgataaaatcaactatTGAGTTACATACTTGTTTCTTTATTTTGGATGACTAAACCTATATAATTCAATATTTATACAGTATAAAATTATTCAAATACTTGGGTAATTAGCTGATTACAATATAATAACTTTATACTCATGTGCAACAATAggattataattatttttttaatttataaatcaaaaaaataatttcttgttgataatatattatcatattaacttgttgataatatcttattgtataataataatttattaattatcaaGACTCCGGTAATTAACTTGCTTCGAGATACTAACTTTATACTTGGGTAACAACTAAGGGTATAATCAATCCGAGTCGAGTCAAAAACTGTTACGCTCAAACTCGATTAAAAATGTTCGGGTTCGTGCACGAACTCGAGTTCAACCGAACCTTAAATTTCAAACGCGAATCTCGGGTCATAAAAAGTTCGATAGGCCCAATTTTTTAGGAGAAACATATAATTCGAAATTACTATTTTGTGCACGTATTTgaataaatatgaaaaaatattgtTGGCTTGTAGAATGAACCTGTGATACATATATCCAAACATGTGCCTTCAATCAATTGAGGTAGAGGCCCATTTGATTATATTTGATAACATCAAATTCTGAGTTATATATTTGTTTTTTCATATTGGATGGTTAAACCTATATAATTTAATATTGATATAAAATGAAATTATTCTAAGACTTGCGTAATTAGCTTACTAAAATATACTAATTTTATACTCATGTACAACAACGTGATTATaacttttttatttataaaaaaatttagaaCTGATAAATAAATAACTTGTTGATATTATGTTACCATATTAACTTGCTGATAATATATTaccatataataataatttattaattatcgaGTCTTGTGTAATTAACTCATTTCAAAATACTAACTTTATAGTTGTGTACAACAATTAAGGCTAAAAATCAAGCCGAGCCGAGTCGAAAACTTTCAGACTCGAACTCGATTAAAAATGTCTGAGCTCGAGCACGAGCTCGATTTCAACCAAATCTTAAATCAAGCTTGAAACTCGGGTCGTAAATAGTCCGGTCGCCTCAAGTTCGGGTCGAAAGCTTGAATCAATTTCACCAAATATTGACAAAAACTCGAAATATGATTGTTTATGCTCGAAATCGCTtctattaaatatataaatataaatgaaatattaaatatttatatacaaatatatttatattaaaaaaatagtaTCGGCTCGACAAGACTCGTAAACCTTATGAGCCGAGTAATTTCAAGTTCGAGCTCGGCCGTGTAAAAAAATTTACTATTTTGCCCCATATTTTAATAAATATGATACATAAGCTAGTTGCTATAATAAATCAAGTAGAACACAAACGTTTAAAATTTCATCTGAAGAACCCATGCCAATAAAACAACTTCAGAGAACAGGGGACTAAGAAAATTCCCAGACAAAAACACAAATCTGATACAAATATTTCATCTACAAAACTATTCACATACGCTCAAATCATTTTGATGAAGACTTAATAAAAGAAACAAGAGTTAATGAGAGTAAATCCTCTGCAGAGTTCATCATTAAACTTGGTATGTTACAAATTTTGCAAACATATTTAATGTAACCCAAAGCAAACATATTTTGCAGTTTAATTACAATTTATGTTACAAATGAGTATGTACAACACTACAAGAACGAGCCTTACAGAATTCAACATTCTTCTTTTAAAAGAAGAAACACCTACATGCTTAATTACCAAGTCTATATTTGGTAGAGCTTCGCCTTTTAAGCCAAGGTTTTGCATTATAAGTAAGGAGAAACACCTACATGCTTGACTATACATAACTAAAGAATGTTTTCTATGTTCTCCTGTACCTTTGCTGCATCGAAATCCAACATTCTGCTCCCCTGATTTGCACGTATCTTATACGGCAGCACCTATGAGACTAGTATTAAACTACAACGCAACTATGAGTTGAGGCTCTGTTTCTACACATGTTATGAGATCTTCTGTTTTTTGTTGACACGGTCCCTTTCTAAGGATCCAACCCTTTTTCGTATCATGAAACACCTTGAAACACGTATAACACAAATAACCCTTTTCCATAACAGTTTAGGATTTAGTTCTGGATTGAGCTGTACATGTTGCTCATTGAAGTTCAAGGATTGCAGAAATTCCTCACCAGTAAGGGAAGTACTGGTACCATATGATGAAATGCCTGCTTGCTCACATAAATCGAACAGAAAATCCTGGTTGATATATGGACTAGGAATTTCTATCATTGTTGACTCCAATTCGTGAGGCAAGCTTTCCATAAAAGAGTTCtcatcatcatatctgcttacGTCTTCCCACCGATCAAATGCACTTGCTACTAATTTTTGGGCATTCTTCTGttacaaaataaaaataacataaaacatattagacTCAACAGATAAAAAAAGGGAGAGATTGATGTGTATAAGAAACAGGATAAACATGCCTGTTCAGTATCGGATAGCATATCCATAGGTAAGTACTGGGATCCCTTAAGTAATCCCTTCACCTGTCCGATGACATCAAATACAACTCCACTTTTTTGTTGTGAATTATGATCAATGTACATGTATACTTCTTCATCAATTAGACATGTCTTCGCATGGTCTGTTATTTCCTCCCATATCTTAGAGCTAACTTTAAGAATCTGCACATTTTTTTATGATAACGAGTCATTGACCATAACAGGcatcagaattttttttaatctGTTGTGATCATTACCACAGTCCAGAGTAGGCATCAATTGTGCTTTTCTATATGTTTGTGATATCCATTTATAAATACATATAAGCACAACAAAAGTACACAAGGAACAGGCAATGTGAT includes:
- the LOC141705646 gene encoding calmodulin-binding protein 60 A-like isoform X2, which encodes MRNSKFCLGARAVNSFPGTTIEPAKTESFNLKDNRTKSYAKKDVPSLLDKVSRLRHIGKGGSTKLNDQSIYTVKDLLKLLNTNPERLYKILKVSSKIWEEITDHAKTCLIDEEVYMYIDHNSQQKSGVVFDVIGQVKGLLKGSQYLPMDMLSDTEQKNAQKLVASAFDRWEDVSRYDDENSFMESLPHELESTMIEIPSPYINQDFLFDLCEQAGISSYGTSTSLTGEEFLQSLNFNEQHVQLNPELNPKLLWKRVICVIRVSRCFMIRKRVGSLERDRVNKKQKIS
- the LOC141705646 gene encoding calmodulin-binding protein 60 A-like isoform X1; the encoded protein is MTSTIGLLEKWKERNLYFKNSIWMRNSKFCLGARAVNSFPGTTIEPAKTESFNLKDNRTKSYAKKDVPSLLDKVSRLRHIGKGGSTKLNDQSIYTVKDLLKLLNTNPERLYKILKVSSKIWEEITDHAKTCLIDEEVYMYIDHNSQQKSGVVFDVIGQVKGLLKGSQYLPMDMLSDTEQKNAQKLVASAFDRWEDVSRYDDENSFMESLPHELESTMIEIPSPYINQDFLFDLCEQAGISSYGTSTSLTGEEFLQSLNFNEQHVQLNPELNPKLLWKRVICVIRVSRCFMIRKRVGSLERDRVNKKQKIS